Within Mycobacterium heckeshornense, the genomic segment GAGCAGCGGCCACGTCACCGTTCGACCTGCGTCGACGCAGTGTTGACCTGAGTCTGGCGCATTGTCGTCGGCGCCGTTGGGTACCCCCGCAGCAATCAGCCCGATGCGAAAGGACCTTGCCGATGACTGCCACACGAGAGCTGTCCGCGTCCCGTGATGTGCGCGCCTCCTGCCAGCAGATCTGGGTTTCGGGTCCTTGTGATCGACCGGTCCGCGCAACGCCCTTCGGATCTCGAAGCCCGTGACGCGAACCTGCATCTCGGGGCGCTCAACGGCGGAACCGCTCAACTGCAGCAGATGCTGGTCTTTCGTCCTGCCCCCGGGATGGGCCGAGCCGAAACCCCCGTCGAAGGGCTGTATCTGGGCAGCGTGTCAGCCACACCGGGAGGCTCGGTGCACGGCGCCTGCGGCCGCAACGCCGCCAACGCGGCGTTGGCGGCAGATGGCTGGACAGGCTGGCCGCGGCGCAAGCTGACCCGCACGGTTCTCTCGCTGCTGACGAAATAGCCGCGTCGAATGTGGGCTTATGCCATGCGATTTCGTCTCATGCGTGTGGCAATTCCACACTCGATGACGGTATCAGAACAGCGTGCCGCAGTACGGCACCCGCTCGGTCGCGAAGGCGGCATCCAGATTGCGCAGCGCACCGCTGCGCAATTCGGTGATGCGGTTCGCTCGGTGAAGTTCGTATGCGCGATGCGCACCCATGTAGATCGTTGCCAGCTCACCCAGCCCGAGTTTGATGTCCGCGGGCCCGTCATGCGGCGTGCATTGCCCCGCGCCGTCGCGAGTCTGCAATAGGAACCGTCCGCCCGCGACGCTCAGCGGGTCTGTGACGTCCAACACGACGGCACCAGCGCGCCCAACTGCCAGCATCGGTCCCGGAGCAGCTTTTCCAGCAACTGCACGTGCCCCACCGGTCCCTCGGTGACCCGGTGCGCTGCACGTTGCTGGACTACGTCGCCGATAGCGACGCACAGCGCAGAACCCAACGCGAGCAGAGCGCCGATAGCCAAGGCCATGAGCGGTGTCTCCGTCGATGTCGGACGCAACGTGAGCAACCGGTGCTGGTTGCCCTTTTTCCAGTCGTACCATCCGGCGGCAACCACCTAGGTGACGCATGGGCCGCCGGACGTCGATGTGGCCAGCGCGGCCGAATCGGCGATGAATTCCCGCAAAAACCGGCCATCAATTTCCCGGTGCGCCGTCGGCCGCTGACATAGTATGTCCGCGATGCCCACGGAACACATTGCCGACTCCTGCGTACTCTGGAGTGGCTTCGATCCATCGATCGTGGCTCGGAGCTATGCGCAGTTCACCGGTATCCTCGCCGGTTTTGCGTTTGTCGTCATAAACCTCGTGCTCGACCGTGCTTATCGGCGCCGCGCCGACGGCCATTCGCCGGGTGTGCGTGAGGTTGACCATGACACGTCGGTCGGAATTGCACTGGTGTGCGGATTCCTTGGTCTGTTTCTGACAGCCCTGCGATATAGCCTGCTGGCCGGCGAGCAGGGGTGCGCCCTCACCGACGGCCGAGCCGCGTCTGTAGAAGTACTAGCCGCTGTGTCGTTCGGGGCTTCCACCTATATGTTGCTTTACGCCATTGTGCAGTTTATTTCGGGTTCGGCTGGCGTGCTCACCCAACACTGCGTATTCATGCAAACGGTGCTCGTTCCCCCGATGACCGTTTTCTTTGTCGAAGCCACCCTGCCGCATCTGGCGGTCGCGCTGGGTGATCAGCAAACCCACCGGCCACTGCAGCCCTTCTGGGACAACGCAACCCAGCTTGCGATTCCCATACCGCTAGCGATCTTGATCGTCTGCGCAGCGGCATGGCTCGGTGGGGTCAAACGCCGGCGTTCGGAATCACCCACGAGCGATATCGCCCGAACCGTCCGACGGGTCATCCCATACATTACTGTCGCCATCGTCGGCGCCGTGATAATACGGTCCATTGTTTCGTTGCCTCCGACAAATCCGGCTGCGCATATCGGTGCACGCGAAGCATGGCTATGGATAGTCCTGCTTTGTGTCACAGTGGTGATTCAAAGTGCGGCCCTGTCATTTCAGAAAAGTGTGGAAGTGCCGATTCTCCCCGGGGAGAAACAAGACCTGGGCGACGACATGTTCGACATCCCGACTGGTGATCTTGATGGCTACCGTAAACCTTCAATTATGGGCCGCTGGACTCAACGGCAGCGCCGCAACAGCTAGCAGCTTTGTGACGCTTAAATTCGTTGTAAATTCGACCATTCTTCGAATATCGGGCCGCCGTTGACAATTTTGTGCAACTATCTCTGCTGACATCTCGCTTCGTCGTGAGAAAGGGAAGGGATTGACCGCATAATCGACGTCGAATTGTCAGGCTTCGATGACCACCTCGTCCGAGCCGGCCTGAAAGGTCCGACCGTCCGCCCGGATGGTGCCCGGTACTACGCCTGTCTTCGCTTCGCGGGGCAGGCGTCATCGCGCACCAACGCGTCAACGCAGCGGCGGTGCACGACCGTCCCGGAGCGGACAGTGACCCGAGAGGAAAGAAATGTCTTTCGTATCCGTCCAACCCGACATGCTCGTCACCGTTGCAGGCGACTTGGCCAGCACTGGCTCAGCCCTGAGCGCACAGAACGCGGCAGCGGCTAGCCCGACCGTCGGGATGGTTCCCGCCGCGGCGGACGAGGTGTCGGCGCTGACGGCGGCCCACTTCACCGCCCACGCCCAGAGCTATCAGGCCGTCAGTGCGCAGGCCGCAGCAATTCACGACCAGTTCGTGGCCGTGCTGACGAGCAACGCACATTCCTACGCCGACACCGAAGCGGCCAATGCAACCGCTGCTGCTCTGGGAGGTGCCTAGCGATGGATTTTGGGCTGTTCGATTTCCCGCTGTTGCCACCTGAAATCAACTCGACCCGAATCTATTCCGGTCCTGGCTCCACACCGCTGATGACGGCGGCGGCGGCCTGGGAAAAGTTGGCCACCCAGTTGCAGTCGACAGCGGCCTTCTATTCCTCAGCGATTTCGGCACTCATCAGCCAACCGTGGCAGGGCCCGGCGTCGGCGTCGATGGCGGCAGCGGCGGCCCGCTACGCGGGATGGCTGACCACCACCGCCGCCCAGGCTGAGCAGGTCGCGGCCCAGGCCGGGGCCGCGGCCAGCGCCTACGAGGCGGCGTTCGCGATGACGGTGCCCCCAGCGGTCGTCGCGCAGAATCGCGCCCAGCTCGCCTCGCTCATCGCGACAAACATTTTGGGCCAGAACACCCCGGCGATCGCGGCCACCGAAGCGCAGTACAGCGAAATGTGGGCCCAGGATGTTGCAGCCATGGAAAGCTATGCCAGTTCCTCGGCGGCAGCATCGAAGTTCACCCCGTTCACCACCCCGCCGGGAACGGTCAATTCGGCCGGCGTGGTCCGCCAGGCCGCGGCGGTCGCCCAAGCCGCTGCACCGGCCGCCCTGGGGGGTGCCAGATCACTGACCTTCCTGGAATTTGGCGAACTTGGGGGGATTGACGTCCTCGTGGGGGCCAACGTCGCCGTAGGGGCTGTCAACATGAGCGTCAGCGCAGCCAACCTAGCCAGACAGGTCAACCGGGACGCCATCGCCGACGCCAAAAACCCGCCGCCGCAGAAAGAGGAGGGCGGCGGGCTTCGGCTGGGCGGGCAAGCGAGGCTGGCCGCCCAGCCGGATGCAACCGGCAGGACGCGAGCTCCGGTCTTTGCCGGCGCGGGCCGGTCCGCTTCGATCGGCGCGCTATCGGTACCGCAGAGCTGGGCCACTCCCGTGGAGATTCGCCAACTGGCCAGGGCGTTGTCGACCAACGGCGCCGGCGCAGCGCCCGTTGTCGTAGCGGAAGATGCCGAAAACCCCTACACCGGAATGGCATTGGCGAGTTTGGCGGGCAGCGGCATGGGCGGTCTTGCCGCCCGGGGTACGCCGGCGGTCAGCACAGCTGTCGCCACGCCAGCCGCCGCGAAGCCCGCGGCCAAGGAAGCGGCGAACCCGGCGGCGCGGATAGCGGCGATCCCCACGTCGAACACCGCGGGCATCTCCACGGCAGAGATCGCCGAAAAGGTCGCGGCGACCCTGGCAGCGATGCCCGGTGCGACAGTTGTGG encodes:
- a CDS encoding PPE family protein, coding for MDFGLFDFPLLPPEINSTRIYSGPGSTPLMTAAAAWEKLATQLQSTAAFYSSAISALISQPWQGPASASMAAAAARYAGWLTTTAAQAEQVAAQAGAAASAYEAAFAMTVPPAVVAQNRAQLASLIATNILGQNTPAIAATEAQYSEMWAQDVAAMESYASSSAAASKFTPFTTPPGTVNSAGVVRQAAAVAQAAAPAALGGARSLTFLEFGELGGIDVLVGANVAVGAVNMSVSAANLARQVNRDAIADAKNPPPQKEEGGGLRLGGQARLAAQPDATGRTRAPVFAGAGRSASIGALSVPQSWATPVEIRQLARALSTNGAGAAPVVVAEDAENPYTGMALASLAGSGMGGLAARGTPAVSTAVATPAAAKPAAKEAANPAARIAAIPTSNTAGISTAEIAEKVAATLAAMPGATVVVVPPPPASG
- a CDS encoding PE family protein, which codes for MSFVSVQPDMLVTVAGDLASTGSALSAQNAAAASPTVGMVPAAADEVSALTAAHFTAHAQSYQAVSAQAAAIHDQFVAVLTSNAHSYADTEAANATAAALGGA
- a CDS encoding DMT family transporter, whose amino-acid sequence is MALAIGALLALGSALCVAIGDVVQQRAAHRVTEGPVGHVQLLEKLLRDRCWQLGALVPSCWTSQTR